From the genome of Penaeus chinensis breed Huanghai No. 1 chromosome 8, ASM1920278v2, whole genome shotgun sequence, one region includes:
- the LOC125028274 gene encoding BTB/POZ domain-containing protein KCTD12-like — MATNGATTNSSSSSGSSNSGQPASEQQAGSTMNSITQVFPPIVELNVGGVFYTTSLTTLQKDPESLLGQMFSGKSKTPVLRDSKGKFFVDRDGVLFRYILDYLRNQKLVLPENFSERERLKNEAEYYALQDMVESLTVPKSLSPIDPSFLVKTTCGTITVSYRGTFAFGRDGLADVKFRKLNRILVSGRVTLCREVFGDTLNESRDPDRGAVDRYSSRFFLKHTFLEQAFDMLVLAGYKCQGSCGSSTAGGMMVDKKPGMDSEEDRWNHYNEFVWVRE; from the coding sequence ATGGCCACCAACGGCGCTACGACTAACAGTTCCTCGTCCTCGGGGTCCTCGAACAGTGGCCAGCCTGCGTCCGAACAGCAGGCGGGATCGACCATGAACTCCATCACGCAAGTGTTCCCTCCTATAGTGGAATTAAATGTCGGAGGAGTTTTCTATACGACCTCGCTGACAACTCTTCAGAAGGACCCCGAAAGCCTGCTGGGTCAAATGTTTAGCGGGAAGTCCAAGACGCCCGTGCTGAGGGATTCGAAGGGCAAGTTTTTCGTGGATCGTGATGGTGTCTTGTTCCGTTATATTCTCGACTATTTACGAAACCAGAAGCTCGTGTTACCAGAAAACTTCAGTGAGCGTGAAAGACTCAAGAACGAGGCGGAGTACTATGCGCTGCAGGATATGGTGGAGTCTCTTACCGTTCCCAAATCCCTGAGCCCCATTGATCCTTCGTTTCTAGTCAAGACCACCTGTGGCACAATTACCGTCAGTTACCGCGGCACCTTCGCCTTCGGACGCGATGGACTCGCCGACGTCAAGTTCCGCAAGCTGAACCGAATCCTTGTGAGCGGTCGCGTGACGCTGTGCCGGGAGGTGTTCGGAGATACGCTGAACGAGTCACGTGACCCGGACCGTGGCGCGGTTGACCGCTACTCCAGCCGCTTCTTCCTCAAACACACCTTCCTGGAGCAGGCCTTCGACATGCTGGTCCTGGCGGGATACAAGTGCCAAGGATCATGCGGCAGCAGCACCGCAGGAGGCATGATGGTGGACAAAAAACCTGGCATGGACTCCGAGGAGGACCGATGGAATCACTACAACGAGTTCGTGTGGGTGAGAGAATAA